In Parasegetibacter sp. NRK P23, a single genomic region encodes these proteins:
- a CDS encoding glycosyltransferase, whose protein sequence is MISVCIPVFNRDIAGLVEQLRPGLQTAGVPVELIVAEDGSCDKELVAKNKAAVQNVDGIFIVYAENLGRSQIRKEIAQKASFPFLLFIDADCVPENEGFIAMYVKSLPADVVCGGLLYHTMPEAPALQLHWRYGTQREVPAAKHGLLTSNFCVRKELMIQVPDLQLPKGYGHEDSWMEAWLRSQGATFHFINNPVYHLGLKKADTFLRHQEDAVENLLFLCGQKNEAAAFLFKNSSLLQLLKKFERLRLTGAFSFLYQRRGKALREKLTRENLSLYWLDLYKLGYAAWLLKQSRR, encoded by the coding sequence ATGATCTCCGTTTGCATCCCGGTTTTCAACAGGGATATTGCCGGGCTGGTTGAACAACTCCGGCCAGGTCTGCAAACCGCTGGTGTGCCGGTTGAGTTGATCGTCGCTGAAGATGGAAGTTGCGATAAAGAGCTGGTAGCGAAAAATAAGGCGGCGGTGCAGAACGTGGATGGCATATTCATAGTGTATGCTGAAAACCTGGGCAGAAGCCAGATCCGGAAAGAAATTGCCCAAAAAGCATCCTTCCCTTTTCTTCTCTTTATTGATGCGGACTGCGTTCCTGAAAATGAAGGCTTTATTGCGATGTACGTAAAGTCTCTTCCCGCTGATGTAGTTTGCGGTGGGTTGTTGTACCATACGATGCCCGAAGCACCGGCGCTGCAACTGCATTGGAGGTATGGTACGCAAAGAGAGGTGCCCGCAGCAAAACATGGGTTACTTACTTCCAATTTTTGTGTCCGGAAAGAACTGATGATTCAGGTGCCCGACCTGCAACTTCCTAAGGGATACGGGCATGAAGACAGCTGGATGGAGGCCTGGCTTCGTTCGCAAGGCGCTACATTTCATTTTATAAACAATCCCGTGTACCATCTTGGGCTTAAAAAAGCCGACACCTTTTTACGGCACCAGGAAGATGCGGTGGAGAACCTGCTCTTCCTGTGTGGGCAGAAGAATGAGGCCGCTGCGTTTCTTTTCAAAAACTCTTCCCTGTTGCAACTGCTAAAAAAGTTTGAACGGCTTCGACTTACCGGCGCCTTCTCGTTTTTATACCAAAGAAGGGGTAAAGCCTTACGCGAAAAACTTACGAGGGAAAACCTTTCATTGTATTGGCTGGACCTTTATAAACTTGGTTATGCCGCCTGGCTCCTTAAGCAGTCGCGGCGGTAG
- a CDS encoding glycosyltransferase, with amino-acid sequence MKNRKKIIVSVLSDLVSDQRIHRVALYLQERNMEVLVLGRSVAGSPAMLPRPYAFKRIHCFFTRGVLQYAEFNLKLFFRLLFTRYDLLLSNDLDTLLPNRIAATLKGKPLVYDSHEYFTGMPTLDHKPFTKKVWRALEKLLLPGIKHAYTVNDSIAALYAKETGISMKAVRNLPSLLPYSTPSAISIPIPQHKTVLIMQGGGINPEQGYEEAVLAMQYLPDHYLLLIVGGGLLWDKLQNMVHELGLREKVLMIPRVPFEQLSAITRRAQLGLCLTLPVCLNHILSLPNKLFDYIHAEIPVLATDVPEVKQIIENYGVGKCIGVLTPQTLATSIEQIFADKEMYSKMKEQAQKAKTELNWDQEKTKLDEVYGPLLG; translated from the coding sequence TTGAAAAATAGAAAAAAAATAATCGTCTCTGTATTGTCGGACCTCGTTTCCGACCAACGCATCCACCGGGTAGCGCTTTACCTGCAGGAGCGGAACATGGAAGTTCTTGTGCTGGGCAGATCCGTCGCCGGGTCGCCTGCAATGCTACCGCGCCCCTACGCTTTTAAACGCATTCACTGCTTTTTTACCCGTGGCGTGTTGCAATATGCCGAATTCAACCTGAAACTGTTCTTCCGGCTGCTTTTCACAAGGTATGACCTGCTGCTTTCCAACGACCTCGACACGCTGTTGCCTAATAGAATAGCCGCAACTTTAAAAGGGAAACCACTGGTGTATGACAGTCACGAATACTTCACGGGTATGCCAACGCTGGACCATAAACCTTTCACGAAAAAAGTATGGCGGGCCCTGGAAAAACTGCTGCTCCCCGGCATAAAACACGCCTACACGGTGAATGATTCCATTGCAGCGCTTTACGCAAAAGAAACAGGTATAAGCATGAAGGCCGTACGCAATTTACCCTCACTACTCCCATATTCAACGCCATCCGCGATTTCTATCCCGATTCCGCAGCACAAAACGGTACTGATCATGCAAGGCGGGGGCATCAATCCGGAGCAGGGGTATGAAGAAGCGGTGCTGGCCATGCAATATCTTCCCGATCATTACCTGCTCCTGATTGTAGGTGGCGGACTGTTATGGGATAAATTGCAAAACATGGTGCATGAACTGGGGCTCCGGGAGAAAGTACTGATGATACCACGCGTCCCATTCGAACAACTCAGCGCCATTACAAGGCGTGCCCAACTTGGGTTATGTCTTACGTTACCCGTATGCCTCAACCATATACTGAGTTTGCCGAATAAACTTTTTGACTACATTCATGCGGAAATCCCGGTATTGGCTACCGATGTTCCGGAAGTAAAGCAGATTATAGAAAATTACGGGGTGGGCAAATGTATTGGCGTACTTACCCCACAAACCCTGGCCACCAGCATTGAACAGATTTTTGCCGATAAAGAAATGTATAGCAAAATGAAAGAGCAGGCGCAGAAAGCAAAAACGGAACTGAACTGGGACCAGGAAAAAACGAAGCTGGATGAGGTGTATGGCCCCTTGCTGGGCTAA
- a CDS encoding polysaccharide deacetylase family protein, whose product MSTPATILVYAETEPLRLSYILRTLFGEWYTYSYVITTDKTHFENWEGPGINYSPAKVRKNELHIIPEGLLSESSIRERKPVTAGSHTSAILFPSTRQDDMGFDIFSAAFWLLSRMEEYLPFQSDAHGRFEARESIAHACNFLSVPIIQYWMQELLSKIKQRNSAFPLHKPACHALTTIDVDQAYAFLNRGCFQQFKTVFNSLMLRKSHLLRSQLKTVFLKRNDPYDTYNYLFHMAEETKEKILFFFLLGGDSIYDKGVPAPEALRALIRRISSKHETGIHPSYNTMQNEALLQEEISRFKTFSGFAAENARQHYIRLSIPETYRHYANNNIAHDYSMGYSTQPGFRAGTALPFNWFDLKRNTVTPLQVHPFCYMDVTLFEALKLTADEARKMIRNLFMEVKNCGGTFISIWHNNTVSGFGEWASWKEVFEFSLQLSHSIDIEK is encoded by the coding sequence TTGAGTACACCTGCAACAATATTGGTATATGCTGAAACGGAGCCACTCAGGCTTTCGTACATTCTCCGCACGCTCTTTGGTGAATGGTATACATACTCCTATGTCATTACTACCGACAAAACACATTTTGAAAACTGGGAGGGACCTGGCATCAATTACAGTCCGGCAAAAGTCAGGAAAAACGAACTACATATCATTCCCGAGGGGCTGCTCAGCGAATCATCCATCCGGGAAAGAAAACCGGTCACGGCTGGCAGCCACACCTCGGCAATACTCTTTCCTTCGACGCGGCAGGACGATATGGGCTTCGATATTTTTTCCGCGGCATTCTGGCTGCTTTCGCGCATGGAAGAATACCTGCCTTTTCAATCCGATGCACATGGAAGATTTGAAGCACGGGAAAGCATTGCACATGCCTGCAACTTTCTTTCCGTGCCTATTATACAGTACTGGATGCAGGAGCTGCTTTCTAAAATCAAACAAAGGAACAGCGCATTCCCACTCCATAAACCGGCCTGCCACGCACTTACCACCATTGATGTTGACCAGGCTTACGCGTTTCTTAACCGTGGATGTTTTCAACAATTCAAAACAGTCTTCAATTCCCTGATGCTGCGTAAATCACACCTATTAAGAAGCCAGTTAAAAACGGTTTTTCTTAAAAGGAATGATCCATACGATACCTATAATTACCTGTTCCACATGGCAGAGGAAACCAAAGAGAAAATACTCTTTTTCTTTCTGCTTGGCGGAGACTCCATCTACGATAAAGGTGTTCCTGCGCCGGAAGCGCTGCGCGCTTTAATAAGAAGAATATCCTCAAAGCATGAAACCGGTATTCACCCATCGTACAATACGATGCAAAACGAAGCGTTGCTACAGGAAGAGATCAGCCGTTTCAAAACGTTTTCAGGCTTCGCTGCCGAAAATGCGCGGCAACACTACATCCGGTTGTCTATCCCAGAAACCTACCGCCATTACGCTAACAATAACATCGCGCACGATTACTCTATGGGCTACAGCACACAACCGGGTTTCAGGGCCGGAACGGCGCTCCCATTCAATTGGTTCGATCTGAAACGCAATACCGTTACCCCCCTGCAGGTACACCCCTTCTGTTATATGGACGTAACACTTTTCGAGGCGCTGAAATTAACCGCCGACGAGGCCCGCAAGATGATCCGCAACCTTTTTATGGAAGTAAAAAACTGCGGTGGAACATTCATTTCCATCTGGCACAACAATACAGTTTCAGGTTTCGGAGAATGGGCCTCCTGGAAAGAAGTATTTGAGTTCAGTCTTCAACTCAGTCATTCCATCGATATTGAAAAATAG
- a CDS encoding Gfo/Idh/MocA family protein produces MSNTFFFAIIGCGRISRRHTAAMQLTGTVSAVCDNDFAAAEKLAEETGAKAYTAVDEMLAAHPEVQLVAICSPNGYHAEHTIKSLQAGKHVLCEKPLCIDSRAGWQMLETARLCNRHLWVVKAARYFPAVIALKQAISEGKMGKLLSFQLNCTWNRPVSYFENTWRGKLFPDGGILYTQFSHYIDALYWLAGKPVLASGFRTNTLHKGVIETEDTGVAVLQMENGAIGNIHWTVNGTNKNMEISMLLVGEEATVKLGGNNMQELVFQQWNDPSCQISPSDMPASVHTKMYEEIGDILRGATARSITNGMEALACVEIISLIYEHCTLKN; encoded by the coding sequence ATGAGTAACACCTTTTTTTTCGCCATCATAGGATGCGGGCGCATCAGCCGCAGGCACACCGCCGCCATGCAACTGACCGGCACCGTTTCGGCAGTTTGCGATAATGATTTTGCCGCCGCTGAAAAACTGGCGGAAGAAACGGGTGCGAAAGCCTATACTGCTGTAGACGAAATGCTGGCGGCCCACCCTGAGGTTCAGTTGGTGGCTATCTGTTCCCCGAACGGCTATCATGCGGAACATACGATCAAAAGCTTACAGGCCGGTAAGCATGTGCTGTGTGAAAAGCCCCTTTGTATTGATTCCAGGGCCGGATGGCAGATGCTGGAAACCGCCCGGTTGTGTAACCGGCATTTATGGGTGGTGAAAGCGGCCCGGTATTTCCCGGCGGTGATTGCGCTGAAGCAAGCCATCTCCGAAGGAAAAATGGGAAAACTCCTGAGCTTCCAACTCAACTGCACCTGGAACAGGCCCGTTTCCTATTTTGAAAACACCTGGCGCGGCAAGCTATTCCCCGATGGCGGCATTCTTTATACCCAGTTCAGTCATTATATTGACGCGCTGTATTGGCTGGCTGGAAAACCTGTTCTGGCGAGCGGCTTCCGTACCAATACCCTGCATAAAGGCGTTATAGAAACCGAAGACACCGGGGTAGCCGTGCTGCAAATGGAAAATGGCGCTATAGGCAATATCCACTGGACGGTAAACGGCACTAATAAGAACATGGAAATTTCGATGCTGCTGGTGGGTGAAGAAGCAACAGTGAAACTAGGTGGAAACAACATGCAGGAACTGGTGTTTCAACAATGGAATGATCCGTCATGCCAAATTTCTCCCTCAGACATGCCCGCTTCGGTGCATACAAAAATGTATGAAGAGATTGGTGATATACTACGGGGAGCAACCGCCAGGTCAATTACAAATGGTATGGAGGCGTTGGCATGCGTTGAAATAATATCACTCATCTACGAGCATTGCACCTTAAAAAACTGA
- the rpsO gene encoding 30S ribosomal protein S15 codes for MSYLTTEKRANIFAEFGGKATNTGSIEGQIALLTERISHISKHLQANKKDFSTHRGLMKMVGQRKRLLTYLSKHNLQGYRALIEKLGLRK; via the coding sequence ATGTCTTACTTAACAACTGAAAAAAGAGCGAATATTTTCGCAGAGTTTGGCGGGAAAGCTACCAATACCGGTTCAATTGAAGGGCAGATTGCTTTGCTCACTGAGCGTATTTCGCACATTTCAAAGCACCTGCAGGCCAACAAAAAAGATTTTTCAACCCACCGTGGTCTGATGAAAATGGTTGGTCAACGTAAAAGGTTGCTTACCTACCTCAGCAAGCACAACCTCCAGGGGTACCGTGCATTGATTGAAAAGCTGGGTCTCAGAAAATAA
- the pnp gene encoding polyribonucleotide nucleotidyltransferase — MLSQPISKSFDLGGGRTVTIETGRLARQAHGSVTVREGNCIILATVVANKEPREGQEFFPLTVDYTEKFASAGRIPGSFFKREGRLSDYEVLVSRLIDRALRPLFPEDYFCDVQVLVTLVSSDPEVLPDAMACLAASAALAVSDVPIKEIISEVRVARIAGEFKVNPTRTELATADMDFIIAATEKNLMMVEGESKECSEADLVKALEIAHEAIKIQIKAQQELRDAVGVTTKRDYPKPVQNEEVKAKVEAFAKDRMYQISKSASAKHDRSDAYALLKEETIASFGEEITDVDKKLAKKYFEDLQWEVVRNMILDDRTRLDGRQLNQVRPLDMEIDVLPTPHGSALFTRGETQSLTTVTLGTPLDELLVESAAVSNYTKFILHYNFPPFSTGEAKMMRGPGRREVGHGNLAMRSLKQMMPGNEYPYTVRVVSDILESNGSSSMATVCAGSLALMDAGVPFPKHVGGIAMGLITRPSDGKYAILTDILGDEDHLGDMDFKVTGTRDGICGVQMDIKIDGLSMQTMMEALNQAKEARMHILEQMYACTPAHREEVKPHAPRMIKMFIDKEYIGAVIGPGGKVIQEIQRETGTTINIEEVGNQGEVSVFSPAKEGLDKAVRWLKGIVAVPEVGEEYEATVKSIMPYGAFVEFMPGKQGLLHISEVSWKRLETLEGVLKEGESIKVKLIGLDQKTGKFKLSRKVLMPKPEQAQREPREQRGDRQPAE, encoded by the coding sequence ATGCTTTCTCAGCCTATCAGCAAATCCTTCGACCTGGGTGGCGGACGTACCGTTACCATCGAAACAGGTCGCCTCGCCCGCCAGGCGCACGGTTCCGTTACCGTTCGCGAGGGCAACTGTATTATTCTCGCCACCGTGGTGGCCAATAAAGAACCACGCGAAGGGCAGGAATTCTTCCCCCTTACCGTGGATTATACCGAGAAGTTCGCTTCCGCAGGACGTATCCCCGGCTCTTTCTTTAAAAGAGAAGGCCGCCTCAGCGATTACGAAGTGCTGGTGAGCCGCCTTATCGACCGCGCATTGCGCCCCCTGTTCCCGGAAGATTATTTTTGCGATGTACAGGTGCTGGTAACACTCGTGTCTTCTGACCCCGAGGTATTGCCCGACGCTATGGCCTGTCTCGCCGCTTCCGCCGCACTCGCCGTGTCTGACGTGCCCATTAAAGAAATTATTTCAGAAGTGCGCGTGGCCCGTATTGCAGGTGAATTCAAAGTGAATCCCACCCGTACCGAACTCGCCACCGCCGATATGGATTTCATCATCGCCGCCACTGAAAAGAACCTGATGATGGTGGAAGGCGAATCCAAAGAATGCTCCGAAGCCGACCTCGTGAAAGCACTCGAGATCGCCCACGAAGCCATCAAGATCCAGATCAAAGCGCAACAGGAACTCCGCGACGCAGTGGGCGTTACCACCAAACGCGATTACCCCAAGCCTGTTCAGAACGAAGAAGTGAAAGCAAAAGTGGAAGCCTTCGCGAAAGACAGGATGTACCAGATATCCAAAAGCGCTTCCGCGAAGCATGACCGTTCCGACGCTTATGCATTGCTGAAAGAAGAAACCATCGCCAGCTTCGGTGAAGAAATTACCGATGTCGATAAAAAACTCGCGAAGAAATATTTCGAAGACCTCCAGTGGGAAGTGGTACGTAATATGATCCTCGACGACCGTACCCGTTTGGACGGACGTCAGCTCAACCAGGTGCGTCCCCTTGATATGGAAATCGATGTATTGCCCACGCCGCACGGTTCCGCACTGTTCACCCGTGGTGAAACGCAGTCGCTCACTACCGTTACACTCGGTACGCCTCTCGATGAGCTGCTGGTGGAAAGCGCCGCGGTAAGTAACTATACCAAATTCATCCTGCACTATAATTTCCCGCCGTTCTCCACCGGAGAAGCGAAAATGATGCGCGGCCCCGGCCGTCGTGAAGTAGGACACGGTAACCTCGCCATGCGCTCGCTGAAGCAAATGATGCCGGGCAACGAATATCCTTACACCGTTCGTGTGGTGAGTGATATCCTCGAATCCAACGGTTCATCTTCCATGGCCACTGTTTGTGCGGGTTCCCTCGCCTTGATGGACGCCGGTGTTCCTTTCCCCAAGCACGTGGGCGGTATCGCCATGGGATTGATCACCCGTCCTTCCGATGGCAAATACGCCATCCTGACCGATATCCTCGGTGACGAAGATCACCTCGGTGATATGGACTTTAAAGTAACCGGTACCCGCGATGGCATCTGTGGTGTTCAGATGGACATCAAAATTGATGGCCTCAGCATGCAGACTATGATGGAAGCGTTGAACCAGGCCAAAGAAGCCCGGATGCACATCCTGGAGCAGATGTACGCCTGCACGCCTGCACACCGCGAAGAGGTGAAACCACATGCGCCACGCATGATCAAAATGTTCATCGATAAAGAATACATCGGTGCGGTAATCGGGCCAGGTGGTAAAGTGATCCAGGAAATCCAACGTGAAACAGGTACTACGATCAATATTGAAGAAGTAGGCAACCAGGGTGAAGTTAGTGTGTTCAGCCCCGCTAAAGAAGGACTGGATAAGGCGGTTAGATGGCTGAAAGGCATCGTCGCTGTTCCAGAAGTGGGAGAGGAGTATGAAGCTACGGTGAAGTCTATTATGCCTTACGGCGCCTTCGTTGAATTCATGCCGGGCAAACAAGGATTGCTCCACATCAGTGAAGTATCCTGGAAACGCCTTGAAACACTGGAAGGTGTATTGAAAGAAGGTGAATCCATTAAAGTAAAACTGATCGGTCTCGACCAGAAGACCGGTAAGTTTAAACTCTCCCGCAAAGTGCTGATGCCGAAACCGGAGCAGGCGCAGCGCGAACCAAGAGAACAAAGAGGCGACAGGCAGCCTGCCGAATAA
- the prmA gene encoding 50S ribosomal protein L11 methyltransferase, producing MNYIKYTIRTAEETLQQILIAELSELKFEGFEEHPSELIAFIPEADLAAEAVKSLLEEKNTPFTTETIEPTNWNAVWESNFDPVVVGDYCGIRAHFHAPLQHVKHELLITPKMSFGTGHHATTSMMIAHMENLPLNGASVVDYGTGTGILAILAEKEGAARILAIDNDSWSIENAAENLERNACSRTELIQSDNIPASETFSIVLANINKHIILGNLAAIQAAANDYVLLSGLLQEDRTDMLAVFPETRFNLQAEKSKDKWISLLFSVKN from the coding sequence ATGAACTATATCAAATACACCATAAGGACTGCTGAAGAAACACTACAGCAAATCCTTATCGCGGAGCTTTCGGAATTGAAATTTGAAGGATTTGAAGAACATCCTTCGGAACTGATCGCCTTCATCCCCGAAGCCGACCTGGCGGCGGAAGCGGTAAAAAGCCTGCTGGAAGAGAAGAACACGCCCTTTACCACGGAAACCATTGAACCTACCAACTGGAATGCGGTATGGGAATCCAATTTCGATCCTGTGGTGGTAGGCGACTACTGTGGCATCCGCGCCCATTTTCACGCGCCGTTGCAACATGTGAAACACGAACTGCTGATTACCCCGAAGATGAGTTTCGGAACCGGGCACCACGCCACTACGTCCATGATGATCGCCCATATGGAAAACCTTCCGCTGAATGGCGCTTCCGTAGTGGATTACGGCACCGGCACCGGTATTCTCGCCATTCTCGCCGAAAAAGAGGGGGCCGCACGAATCCTGGCGATCGACAATGATTCGTGGAGCATTGAGAACGCCGCCGAAAACCTTGAACGGAACGCCTGCTCCCGCACCGAACTTATCCAGTCGGATAATATTCCGGCCAGCGAAACGTTCTCCATTGTACTGGCCAATATCAACAAGCACATCATCCTCGGAAACCTGGCCGCTATTCAGGCCGCAGCCAATGATTATGTGTTGTTGAGCGGTTTGTTGCAGGAAGACAGGACGGATATGCTCGCTGTGTTCCCCGAAACCCGGTTCAACTTACAAGCGGAAAAAAGTAAGGATAAGTGGATTTCTTTGCTCTTTTCTGTAAAGAATTGA
- the plsY gene encoding glycerol-3-phosphate 1-O-acyltransferase PlsY codes for MYQILLVIAAYLIGSVPTSVWVSRSFFGIDIRDYGSGNAGATNTYRVLGSKWGTLVMVIDMLKGFLAVKLAFLLPDYAIDEFARTNFQIALGMCAVLGHIFPIWAQFRGGKGVATLFGLVLGVSPWTALGCVGVFLFVLYLTRFVSLSSILASLAFPVFILIIFNVDNHAYRIFAVVVALLVILTHQKNIGRILRGNESKVPILKYRDKRRDRRRGEL; via the coding sequence ATGTATCAAATTTTACTCGTCATCGCAGCTTATCTGATAGGCTCTGTTCCCACCTCGGTATGGGTGAGCCGGTCATTTTTCGGTATCGATATCCGCGATTATGGCAGCGGCAACGCAGGCGCCACCAACACCTACCGTGTACTTGGATCAAAATGGGGCACCCTCGTCATGGTTATAGATATGCTCAAGGGATTCCTGGCCGTGAAACTGGCCTTCCTGTTACCTGATTACGCCATTGATGAATTTGCACGCACGAACTTCCAGATCGCTTTGGGAATGTGCGCCGTATTGGGTCATATCTTCCCGATCTGGGCGCAGTTCAGAGGGGGAAAGGGGGTGGCGACGCTCTTTGGACTGGTATTGGGCGTTTCGCCCTGGACGGCACTCGGTTGTGTGGGCGTATTCCTCTTCGTGCTTTACCTCACCCGCTTTGTTTCCCTCAGCTCTATTCTCGCCAGTCTGGCGTTTCCCGTATTTATCCTGATCATTTTTAATGTAGACAACCACGCTTACCGAATCTTCGCCGTAGTAGTGGCATTACTCGTGATACTTACGCACCAGAAGAACATCGGACGCATTTTACGTGGAAATGAAAGCAAAGTGCCCATTCTGAAATACAGGGACAAACGCAGGGACAGAAGACGGGGCGAACTTTAA
- a CDS encoding M48 family metallopeptidase — protein sequence MKRIILPLVAISFLASCAKNPITGRNQLSLVPEAELQTMAQQEYTTFLSQNKVVAPSASKDAEMVRRVGQRIANAVTSYYTQQGLGEELSGYKWEYNLVNSNEANAWCMPGGKIVVYTGLLPITQNEAALAVVVGHEVAHALAKHGSERMSQGLLQQVGGAALSVAMASKPAVTQNLFMTAYGVGSNVFGTLPHSRKQELEADKLGLRFAAMAGYNPREAIGLWQRMAAGGSGGQPEFLSTHPDPERRIQELEKQMDEALKFYKPVK from the coding sequence ATGAAACGTATTATACTTCCCCTGGTAGCCATTTCTTTCCTGGCATCCTGCGCCAAAAACCCAATTACCGGCCGCAACCAGCTTTCACTGGTACCGGAAGCCGAATTGCAGACCATGGCGCAACAGGAATACACCACATTTCTTTCCCAGAACAAAGTTGTAGCGCCCTCAGCCAGCAAAGACGCTGAAATGGTGCGTCGTGTGGGGCAGCGTATAGCCAACGCCGTTACTTCTTACTATACGCAGCAGGGTTTAGGCGAAGAATTGAGCGGGTATAAATGGGAATACAATCTCGTAAATTCTAATGAAGCGAATGCCTGGTGTATGCCTGGTGGAAAAATAGTAGTGTACACCGGGTTGCTGCCCATCACACAAAACGAAGCCGCATTGGCTGTGGTAGTGGGGCACGAAGTGGCGCACGCACTAGCCAAACACGGTTCCGAACGCATGAGCCAGGGACTCTTGCAGCAGGTGGGGGGCGCCGCGCTTTCAGTGGCCATGGCCAGCAAACCTGCTGTTACGCAAAATCTTTTTATGACGGCATATGGGGTAGGTAGCAACGTTTTCGGCACCCTTCCGCATAGCAGGAAACAGGAGTTGGAAGCCGACAAACTGGGACTTCGGTTCGCAGCCATGGCTGGTTATAATCCACGGGAAGCCATAGGTTTATGGCAAAGAATGGCCGCGGGTGGAAGTGGTGGTCAGCCCGAATTCCTGAGCACCCACCCTGATCCTGAACGCCGGATCCAGGAGCTGGAGAAGCAAATGGATGAAGCGCTGAAGTTCTACAAACCCGTAAAATAA
- a CDS encoding YdeI/OmpD-associated family protein, whose translation MSQTLFEKLQYKEEKNVLIQGLPSAIEKLFVKMTFSKNVTPLLKNKKIDFALVFALNGNQLNTILKEVLPALHSESKLWISYPKSSSKIVCDLNRDCSWDTLKENGYEAVRQVAIDNVWSAIRFKKEEMIPVMTRASANNGVAVAAEGVDVKKRAVSIPEDLLEEMKKNAKAERFFETLSFTNKKEFVTWINTAKRPETRLRRVSATLEMLVEGKKNPSEK comes from the coding sequence ATGTCGCAGACCCTTTTCGAAAAGCTACAATACAAGGAAGAAAAGAACGTACTGATTCAGGGGCTTCCTTCCGCCATCGAGAAGTTATTCGTAAAGATGACTTTCTCGAAAAACGTTACCCCATTGCTGAAAAACAAGAAGATTGATTTCGCGCTTGTTTTCGCATTGAACGGTAACCAGTTGAACACCATTCTGAAGGAAGTGCTTCCCGCTTTGCACAGCGAATCCAAACTGTGGATCAGCTACCCGAAGTCTTCTTCCAAAATCGTGTGCGATCTTAACCGGGATTGCAGCTGGGATACCCTGAAAGAAAACGGGTACGAAGCCGTACGGCAGGTGGCCATCGACAATGTATGGAGTGCTATCCGTTTCAAAAAGGAAGAAATGATTCCGGTAATGACACGCGCTTCCGCCAACAATGGCGTGGCGGTTGCCGCCGAAGGTGTAGACGTAAAAAAACGCGCCGTTTCCATTCCCGAGGATCTGCTGGAGGAAATGAAAAAGAATGCCAAAGCGGAGCGGTTCTTTGAAACGCTTTCCTTCACCAATAAAAAGGAATTCGTTACCTGGATTAATACGGCAAAAAGGCCCGAAACACGCCTTCGGCGCGTATCGGCCACACTCGAAATGCTGGTGGAAGGTAAGAAGAATCCTTCCGAAAAGTGA
- a CDS encoding DinB family protein, translated as MVFSKNALLNELSDRIDLIRKSASAFSSMHPTLLKKKPGDQQWSIIEIFDHLNISHGIYLRTIAKKMENAPLDQSDLFKPGWLGNWLYQKTLPGENGQISRMRTPGFLQPQPSDWEMEEIFNTYYNQLDELEDVVERARRVNIQQLKVPFAMTGMLQLRLGDNLRMMVAHHERHLLQANKVAALFNDDGA; from the coding sequence ATGGTTTTCAGCAAAAACGCGCTGTTGAATGAACTTTCCGACAGGATCGACCTTATCCGTAAATCAGCATCCGCTTTTTCCTCCATGCATCCCACGCTGTTGAAAAAAAAGCCTGGCGACCAGCAATGGAGCATCATTGAGATATTCGACCACCTCAACATCAGCCACGGCATTTACCTGCGCACCATCGCCAAAAAGATGGAAAACGCGCCATTGGACCAATCCGATCTTTTCAAACCGGGCTGGCTGGGCAACTGGCTATACCAAAAAACGCTGCCCGGTGAAAACGGGCAGATCAGCCGGATGAGAACACCCGGTTTTCTGCAACCCCAACCATCAGATTGGGAAATGGAAGAAATCTTCAATACCTATTACAACCAGTTGGATGAACTGGAAGACGTGGTGGAGCGCGCCAGAAGAGTGAACATCCAGCAGTTGAAAGTGCCGTTCGCCATGACGGGCATGTTGCAACTCCGTTTAGGAGATAACCTGCGGATGATGGTGGCCCACCATGAAAGGCATCTTTTGCAGGCGAATAAAGTGGCGGCCCTATTTAACGATGACGGTGCCTGA